From the Halalkalicoccus sp. CGA53 genome, one window contains:
- a CDS encoding N-acyl homoserine lactonase family protein yields MPADRIHGLNTAYWTLDHSLAVQATRIGEPLRATVPCFLIEHPEGLVLFDTGVNHGMIEDPTGYGAPHMEGFVEGIEPQGSVDEQLEGLGVSPEEVDTVILSHLHVDHAGGIDAFPEATFVARTEELRYAWWPESSQWLFYLQEDFASLRSPEFEVREVTGEYDHFGDGSVVAFPTPGHTPGHQSLRVELEGETVILASDVASTQTGFDEELPASFAWSMSESVASMRTVRRMAEQGADVVVNHDPELVEARIDSS; encoded by the coding sequence ATGCCGGCCGACCGCATCCACGGACTCAACACCGCGTACTGGACGCTCGATCACTCGCTGGCCGTACAGGCGACGAGGATCGGCGAGCCGCTTCGGGCGACCGTCCCCTGCTTTCTGATCGAACACCCCGAGGGGCTGGTGCTGTTCGACACCGGGGTGAACCACGGGATGATCGAGGACCCCACGGGCTACGGCGCGCCGCACATGGAGGGGTTCGTCGAGGGGATCGAGCCACAGGGGAGCGTCGACGAACAGCTAGAGGGACTCGGGGTCTCCCCCGAGGAGGTCGACACCGTGATCCTCTCGCACCTCCACGTCGACCACGCGGGCGGGATCGACGCCTTCCCGGAGGCAACGTTCGTCGCGCGGACCGAGGAGCTTCGCTACGCCTGGTGGCCGGAGTCGAGCCAGTGGCTGTTCTACCTCCAGGAGGACTTCGCGTCCCTGCGATCCCCCGAGTTCGAGGTCCGAGAGGTGACCGGGGAGTACGACCACTTCGGCGACGGGAGCGTCGTGGCGTTCCCGACGCCAGGACACACTCCGGGTCACCAGTCGCTCCGGGTCGAGCTAGAGGGGGAGACGGTGATCCTCGCCTCGGACGTCGCGAGCACGCAGACCGGTTTCGACGAGGAGCTCCCCGCGTCGTTCGCGTGGTCGATGTCCGAGTCGGTCGCGTCGATGCGCACGGTGAGACGGATGGCCGAGCAGGGTGCGGACGTGGTCGTCAATCACGATCCCGAACTGGTAGAAGCGCGGATCGATTCTTCGTAG
- a CDS encoding DUF5518 domain-containing protein: MSESNTWINAIIGAVVTVLLSFTAVSPVIGGAVTAYLEKGTTSEGLRSGALSGTIVLVPMVLLGFVAIVGFGLFAFDPGGVIAIGLFVLVGLAVAAAWTVGLSALGGYLGAYLYAEYGGGSGGTPEYEETEQEVRV; the protein is encoded by the coding sequence ATGTCAGAGTCGAACACCTGGATCAACGCGATCATCGGCGCGGTCGTCACCGTCCTGCTCTCGTTCACCGCCGTCTCGCCGGTCATCGGCGGGGCGGTGACCGCCTACCTGGAGAAGGGGACGACCAGCGAAGGGCTCAGAAGCGGGGCGCTCTCCGGCACGATCGTCCTCGTCCCGATGGTCCTCCTGGGGTTCGTCGCGATCGTCGGGTTCGGACTGTTCGCGTTCGACCCCGGCGGAGTGATCGCGATCGGTCTGTTCGTCCTGGTCGGCCTCGCCGTCGCCGCCGCCTGGACTGTCGGGCTGAGCGCGCTGGGCGGCTACCTCGGTGCCTACCTCTACGCGGAGTACGGCGGCGGGAGCGGTGGGACGCCGGAGTACGAGGAGACGGAGCAGGAGGTCCGGGTCTAG
- a CDS encoding protein-L-isoaspartate O-methyltransferase family protein has protein sequence MDPATLRDDMVEGLAHETKGVLDSERVGLAMRAVPRHEFVDERVAYEDRTCEVDGTTVLSPSLVTTLLQALDPRDGDDTLVVGVGVGYTAAVCAEIVGAEHVHAVDISRPMVYRARENLAEAGYGAVLVDHRDGTRGLPEYAPFDRILVEAAAVRPPEALRSQLSPDGRLVMPRGSPGEQSLVAVSADGEAERFGPVRFRPLLLDGEQTGAPERNRTHREDREFAERSADRRHGWEHEWIDWDRY, from the coding sequence ATGGACCCGGCGACCCTGCGCGACGACATGGTCGAGGGGCTCGCCCACGAGACGAAGGGCGTCCTCGACTCCGAGCGGGTCGGACTCGCGATGCGGGCGGTCCCGCGTCACGAGTTCGTCGACGAGCGGGTCGCTTACGAGGACCGCACCTGCGAGGTCGACGGAACGACTGTCCTCTCGCCGAGCCTCGTGACCACGCTGCTCCAGGCGCTCGATCCACGCGACGGGGACGACACGCTCGTCGTCGGCGTCGGTGTCGGGTACACCGCTGCGGTCTGTGCGGAGATCGTCGGCGCGGAGCACGTCCACGCGGTCGACATCTCTCGCCCGATGGTCTACCGCGCCCGGGAGAACCTCGCGGAAGCGGGCTACGGGGCGGTTCTGGTCGATCACAGGGACGGGACCCGTGGCCTCCCGGAGTACGCCCCGTTCGACCGGATCCTCGTCGAGGCCGCCGCGGTCAGGCCGCCCGAGGCGCTCCGTTCACAGCTCTCCCCCGACGGTCGGCTGGTGATGCCCCGGGGGTCGCCGGGCGAACAGTCGCTGGTCGCGGTCTCGGCCGACGGGGAGGCTGAACGGTTCGGTCCGGTCCGGTTCAGACCGCTCCTGCTCGACGGCGAGCAGACGGGCGCACCGGAGCGAAACCGAACCCACCGGGAGGATCGCGAGTTCGCCGAACGGTCGGCAGACCGACGGCACGGCTGGGAGCACGAGTGGATCGACTGGGACCGGTACTAG
- a CDS encoding MFS transporter, with translation MPSLSNGRSPFSLFRNPEFAALAAMNVASGMAFATIIIALALYADLFEASGFVAGLFGTVYAAVRLLLVLPVGRYVDIGDAKRLLVVGMALNVLVLVAFAFVTSISQVVALRGFQAVGSIVVYIAGTAIVGTIAVEGERGLWVGTYNQTSAFSSLAGDLLGGALLFFVGFQTTYGVLVVLSLVATAGVIAFVREQPGGTERESDATGIETLFALIRRRAVLALVVFRFAFSFGKMSVIIFLPIYARTDFAMTALLIGAVLAGGKLTKSIAQGYVGGFADRVGGYEWFIVVGTLSYALGTALIPLAPAAALVLDPIELTLAGRETPIPPAFFALFLAYVILGIGDSLRLPTSMALFVREGEYQEAVGGSLSLRSVSWQVGAVVGPTAFGLVLDGASFLVAFWVAAGFMLVAAVVFLSLYDAEPPPTGGV, from the coding sequence ATGCCCTCGCTCTCGAACGGTCGCAGCCCTTTCTCGCTCTTTCGAAACCCCGAGTTCGCCGCGCTCGCGGCGATGAACGTCGCGAGCGGGATGGCGTTCGCGACGATCATCATCGCGCTGGCGCTCTACGCCGACCTCTTCGAGGCGTCGGGGTTCGTCGCCGGCCTCTTCGGCACCGTTTACGCCGCGGTCCGACTGCTGCTGGTGCTCCCCGTCGGCCGCTACGTCGACATCGGCGACGCGAAGCGGCTGCTCGTCGTCGGGATGGCGCTCAACGTCCTCGTGCTCGTCGCGTTCGCGTTCGTCACCTCGATCTCGCAGGTCGTCGCGCTGCGGGGCTTCCAGGCGGTCGGCTCGATCGTCGTCTACATCGCCGGGACGGCGATCGTCGGGACGATCGCTGTCGAGGGCGAGCGCGGGCTCTGGGTCGGCACGTACAACCAGACGAGCGCGTTCTCGAGCCTCGCCGGCGACCTCCTCGGCGGGGCGTTGCTCTTCTTCGTCGGGTTTCAGACCACCTACGGCGTGCTCGTCGTCCTCTCGCTGGTCGCGACCGCGGGCGTGATCGCGTTCGTTCGCGAGCAGCCCGGCGGGACCGAACGCGAGTCCGACGCGACCGGCATCGAGACCCTGTTCGCCCTGATACGACGGCGGGCGGTGCTCGCGCTCGTCGTCTTCCGCTTCGCGTTCAGCTTCGGGAAGATGTCAGTGATCATCTTCCTCCCGATCTACGCCCGGACCGACTTCGCGATGACTGCGCTGCTGATCGGCGCCGTACTCGCGGGCGGCAAGCTCACGAAGTCGATCGCACAGGGGTACGTCGGCGGGTTCGCCGACCGTGTCGGCGGCTACGAGTGGTTCATCGTCGTGGGGACGCTCTCGTACGCCCTCGGGACCGCGCTGATTCCATTAGCGCCCGCCGCAGCCCTCGTTCTCGACCCGATCGAGCTCACCCTGGCGGGCCGGGAGACGCCGATCCCGCCCGCCTTCTTCGCGCTGTTTCTCGCCTACGTGATCCTCGGGATCGGCGACAGTCTCCGGCTGCCGACGAGCATGGCGCTGTTCGTCCGCGAGGGCGAGTACCAGGAGGCCGTCGGCGGGAGCCTCTCGCTGCGGTCGGTCTCCTGGCAGGTCGGGGCGGTCGTCGGCCCGACGGCGTTCGGACTCGTCCTCGACGGCGCCTCGTTCCTCGTCGCGTTCTGGGTCGCCGCCGGCTTCATGCTCGTCGCCGCGGTCGTCTTCCTCTCGCTCTACGACGCAGAGCCGCCCCCGACCGGAGGGGTCTAG
- a CDS encoding alpha-ketoacid dehydrogenase subunit beta: MASNRTLVEAVREALSEELARDDSVVVYGQDVAVDGGVFRATQGLAETYPERVYDAPVAESGIVGLGVGLAAVGLRPVPEIQFSGFAFQAFHQIQQHVARLHSRTRGTLSCPMTLRTPYGGGIRALEHHSESYEAGYAHIPGLKVVIPSGPADAKGLLASAIRDPDPVLFLEPMRIYRAFREEVPEGDHLVPIGEARVVDPGEDVTVVAWGAMLREARRAAGAVDASVELIDARSISPLDTETITDSVRKTGRCVVVHEAPRSGGMGAEVAARIGEEAFFYLEAPVERVAGYDVPYPLFAREEAYLPDRERILAGIERAIET, encoded by the coding sequence ATGGCGAGTAACCGGACGCTCGTCGAGGCGGTGCGCGAGGCGCTCTCGGAGGAGCTCGCGCGCGACGACTCGGTCGTGGTCTACGGCCAGGACGTCGCGGTCGACGGCGGCGTCTTCCGGGCGACCCAGGGGCTCGCCGAGACGTATCCCGAACGGGTCTACGACGCGCCGGTGGCGGAGTCCGGGATCGTCGGCCTCGGCGTCGGTCTCGCCGCGGTGGGGCTTCGGCCGGTCCCCGAGATCCAGTTCTCGGGCTTCGCGTTCCAGGCGTTCCACCAGATCCAACAGCACGTCGCGCGGCTGCACAGCCGCACACGGGGGACGCTCTCCTGTCCGATGACGCTCCGGACGCCGTACGGCGGCGGGATCAGGGCGCTCGAACACCACTCCGAGAGCTACGAGGCCGGCTACGCCCACATCCCGGGGCTGAAGGTCGTGATCCCGTCCGGCCCCGCGGACGCGAAGGGGTTGCTGGCGAGCGCGATCCGCGATCCGGACCCGGTGCTCTTTCTCGAACCGATGCGGATCTACCGGGCGTTCCGCGAGGAGGTCCCCGAGGGCGACCACCTCGTTCCGATCGGCGAGGCCCGCGTCGTCGATCCCGGCGAGGACGTCACGGTCGTCGCGTGGGGAGCGATGCTCCGGGAGGCGAGACGGGCGGCCGGCGCCGTCGACGCGAGCGTCGAACTGATCGACGCCAGGTCCATCTCCCCGCTCGACACCGAGACGATAACCGACTCCGTCAGGAAGACCGGTCGCTGCGTCGTCGTCCACGAGGCGCCACGGAGCGGGGGGATGGGCGCGGAGGTGGCCGCCCGGATCGGGGAGGAGGCGTTCTTCTACCTCGAGGCACCGGTCGAGCGCGTCGCCGGCTACGACGTCCCGTACCCGCTGTTCGCCCGCGAGGAGGCGTACCTCCCCGACCGGGAACGGATCCTGGCGGGGATCGAACGGGCGATCGAGACCTGA
- the pdhA gene encoding pyruvate dehydrogenase (acetyl-transferring) E1 component subunit alpha yields MPRETVAEFTVDHVQVLDREGTVDTDLEPDLGEERLEELYRLMKLARRFEERAIALQRRGEIGTYAPAIGQEAAQIGSASALAAEDWMTTSFRESAAYLARGTPIDRLLCYAMGMEEGAEVPEGSRSMPPSIAVGSQALHGVGIGWGQAMLGEEGASLVYFGDGATSEGDVYEALNLAGVYDARTVFFCQNNQYAISVPREEQSRAETLAQKAIAAGIEGIQVDGNDVLGVYAVTRAALARAREGRPTLVEAITYRRSMHTTADDPSVYREPEEERDWEAYDPIDRFETYLRERGVLDDELIAAIEERVEADLEEGIERAMDERDSVDPAEMFDYAYADLPPWVERQREAFEEGPGGASGDGTSAGGHGE; encoded by the coding sequence ATGCCCAGGGAGACGGTCGCGGAGTTCACGGTCGATCACGTGCAGGTGCTGGATCGCGAGGGAACCGTCGATACGGACCTCGAACCCGACCTCGGCGAGGAGCGGCTCGAGGAGCTCTACCGGCTGATGAAGCTCGCGCGGCGGTTCGAGGAACGGGCGATCGCGCTCCAGCGTCGGGGCGAGATCGGGACGTACGCGCCGGCGATCGGCCAGGAGGCGGCCCAGATCGGAAGCGCGAGCGCGCTCGCCGCCGAGGACTGGATGACGACCTCGTTCAGGGAGAGCGCGGCCTACCTCGCCCGGGGGACGCCGATCGACCGGCTGCTGTGCTACGCGATGGGGATGGAAGAGGGCGCGGAGGTCCCGGAGGGCTCGCGCTCCATGCCGCCGTCGATCGCCGTCGGCTCGCAGGCGCTGCACGGCGTCGGCATCGGCTGGGGACAGGCGATGCTGGGCGAGGAGGGTGCCTCGCTCGTCTACTTCGGCGACGGCGCGACGAGCGAGGGCGACGTCTACGAGGCGCTCAACCTCGCGGGCGTCTACGACGCGCGGACCGTCTTCTTCTGTCAGAACAACCAGTACGCTATCTCCGTGCCCAGGGAGGAGCAGTCGCGGGCGGAGACGCTCGCACAGAAGGCGATCGCCGCCGGCATCGAGGGGATCCAGGTCGACGGCAACGACGTCCTCGGGGTGTACGCGGTGACGCGCGCGGCGCTCGCGCGCGCCCGAGAGGGCCGGCCGACACTCGTTGAGGCGATCACCTACCGACGGTCGATGCACACCACGGCCGACGACCCATCCGTCTATCGCGAGCCCGAGGAGGAACGCGACTGGGAGGCCTACGACCCGATCGATCGGTTCGAGACGTACCTGCGTGAACGGGGAGTGCTTGACGACGAACTGATCGCCGCCATCGAGGAGCGGGTCGAGGCGGACCTGGAGGAGGGGATCGAGCGGGCGATGGACGAGCGCGATTCGGTCGATCCCGCGGAGATGTTCGACTACGCGTACGCCGACCTCCCCCCGTGGGTCGAGCGTCAGCGGGAGGCGTTCGAGGAGGGACCGGGGGGTGCATCCGGGGACGGCACCTCGGCAGGCGGGCATGGCGAGTAA
- a CDS encoding C69 family dipeptidase: MRLTRLTRRGFGALAVAAALLSGRTEGDEGTAGRGRDADATLTGGDAPPGKSIGFYVGCELTDDGSTLLGGFGHEPSSHWIEVVPHQEHPEGATTTVGVTEDADIPGEPIEIPQAAETNKYVASMYSEFAGFPPPLTNGGLNEHGVAARDIWSPSRPELVEMAEEAAPQEGPQYSDLTKAAMERAESAREAVEVVGGLMDEHGYSTYGGNSHLFADATEGWVFINYAHPDGDLWAAERLAPDEVRVSYPGYILEFPVDHEDDPDFEGSDALVGFAEEQGWWDGEGDTLNLHEVLGVGEFPAEEEEYFYPEFYQGARHPLEREAELEELAPVSLEDVLALVRDPRWSTDFAGYGQVAHLRPDVHPELQALWTAVTSAITTPFVPIPIGAEEVPVEFRQHRYTTSNAAGNFLDRDWQLQEATRYATREFKRLLYFTADRPEEFYTDVVGAIEGFEHELLDERAAIEAEARELFEAGDQEVARELLTENVDERLLDSLRLGMELTDEVEAETRERFGIREPEGREEEGETTPPASQDMAEGAWGDMVHAYDDELHAGYPREHGAYTDGD; the protein is encoded by the coding sequence ATGAGACTGACACGACTCACGCGGCGCGGGTTCGGCGCGCTGGCGGTCGCCGCCGCGCTGCTCTCGGGACGAACGGAGGGGGACGAAGGGACAGCCGGTCGCGGACGGGACGCAGACGCGACCCTCACCGGGGGAGACGCCCCGCCCGGCAAGAGCATCGGGTTCTACGTCGGCTGCGAACTGACCGACGACGGCTCGACGCTGCTCGGCGGGTTCGGACACGAGCCGTCGAGCCACTGGATCGAGGTCGTCCCGCACCAGGAGCACCCGGAGGGCGCCACGACCACGGTGGGCGTCACCGAGGACGCCGACATCCCGGGCGAACCGATCGAGATCCCGCAGGCAGCGGAGACCAACAAGTACGTCGCCTCGATGTACTCGGAGTTCGCCGGCTTCCCGCCGCCGCTGACCAACGGCGGGCTCAACGAACACGGGGTCGCCGCCCGGGACATCTGGTCGCCGTCGCGGCCGGAACTGGTCGAGATGGCCGAGGAGGCCGCGCCGCAGGAAGGTCCGCAGTACTCGGACCTCACGAAGGCGGCGATGGAGCGTGCAGAGAGCGCCCGGGAGGCCGTCGAGGTGGTCGGCGGGCTGATGGACGAGCACGGCTACTCGACGTACGGCGGGAACTCGCACTTGTTCGCCGACGCGACCGAGGGCTGGGTGTTCATCAACTACGCCCACCCCGACGGCGACCTGTGGGCCGCCGAACGCCTCGCCCCGGACGAGGTGCGGGTCTCCTACCCCGGCTACATCCTCGAGTTCCCGGTCGACCACGAGGACGACCCCGACTTCGAGGGCTCCGACGCGCTGGTGGGCTTCGCCGAGGAGCAGGGCTGGTGGGACGGCGAGGGCGACACCCTGAACCTGCACGAAGTGCTCGGCGTCGGCGAATTCCCCGCCGAGGAGGAGGAGTACTTCTACCCCGAGTTCTACCAGGGCGCTCGCCACCCGCTCGAACGCGAGGCGGAGCTCGAGGAGCTCGCGCCCGTGAGCCTCGAGGACGTGCTCGCGCTGGTCCGAGACCCCCGCTGGTCGACCGACTTCGCCGGCTACGGGCAGGTCGCGCACCTCCGTCCCGACGTCCACCCGGAGCTCCAGGCGCTCTGGACCGCGGTGACGAGCGCGATCACCACGCCGTTCGTGCCGATCCCGATCGGTGCCGAGGAGGTCCCCGTCGAGTTCCGACAGCACCGCTACACGACGTCGAACGCCGCGGGTAACTTCCTCGATCGGGACTGGCAGCTCCAGGAGGCGACCCGGTACGCGACCCGGGAGTTCAAGCGGCTGCTCTACTTCACCGCCGACCGGCCCGAGGAGTTCTACACCGACGTCGTCGGCGCGATCGAGGGGTTCGAGCACGAACTGCTCGACGAGCGAGCGGCGATCGAGGCGGAGGCCCGGGAGCTGTTCGAGGCCGGCGACCAGGAGGTCGCGCGGGAGCTACTCACGGAGAACGTCGACGAGCGGCTGCTGGACAGCCTCCGGCTCGGCATGGAGCTCACCGACGAGGTCGAAGCCGAGACCCGCGAGCGCTTCGGGATTCGCGAGCCGGAGGGTCGCGAGGAGGAGGGCGAGACCACCCCGCCCGCCAGCCAGGACATGGCCGAGGGGGCGTGGGGCGACATGGTCCACGCCTACGACGACGAGCTGCACGCGGGGTATCCCCGAGAACACGGCGCGTACACCGACGGCGACTGA
- a CDS encoding DNA-directed RNA polymerase subunit H → MDVSQHTLVPEHTVMDEESIQTVLDEYGIKPTDLPKIKRTDSALPDDAEVGDVIRIERESRTTDRAVVYRLVIE, encoded by the coding sequence ATGGACGTAAGCCAACACACGCTGGTACCCGAGCACACCGTCATGGACGAGGAGTCGATCCAGACGGTACTCGACGAGTACGGCATCAAACCGACCGATCTACCGAAGATCAAACGCACGGATTCCGCGCTTCCCGACGACGCCGAGGTGGGCGACGTCATCCGGATCGAGCGCGAGTCACGCACGACCGACCGGGCGGTCGTCTATCGGCTGGTGATAGAGTGA
- a CDS encoding DNA-directed RNA polymerase subunit B'': protein MSVSREERRRLSREYFSRERLAEHHFRSFNDFLRRGMQEVVTEKATIDTDIGDKEGEEPVYVELGDVRVVTPRVREADGSEELLYPQEARLRNITYAAPVFMEMSIVKGGEEEEERVVDSTETKVGTMPVMVGSEKCNIDGFTDEELIDIGEDPKDPGGYFIINGSERVLMTSEDLAPNKILAEYDSRYGDEIQVAKTFSQRRGYRALVLCERGRDGLLEVSFPSVSGSIEFVTLVRALGLESDEEIVHRVSDDPDIVKFMLENLEEAEVQTTEEAIETLGQRVASGQGKNYQLKRANYVIDRYLLPHLHEEGVEEEEVRINKAYYLCRMAEACFELALKHRDSDDKDHYANKRLKVSGDLMKDLFRTALNKLARDVKYQLERANMRNRQLSVNTVVRSDVLTERLEHPIATGNWVGGRSGVSQLVDRTDYMGVLSHLRRLRSPLSRSQPHFEARDLHATQWGRICPSETPEGPNCGLVKNFAQAMELTQDIEDESRLKRELASMGVRGLPGIEQRRAEADD, encoded by the coding sequence GTGAGCGTCAGCCGAGAGGAGCGACGGCGACTCTCCCGGGAGTACTTCTCCCGAGAGCGCCTCGCCGAACACCACTTCCGCTCGTTCAACGACTTCCTCCGCCGGGGGATGCAGGAGGTCGTCACCGAGAAGGCGACGATCGACACCGACATCGGCGACAAGGAGGGCGAAGAGCCCGTCTACGTCGAACTCGGCGACGTCCGCGTGGTCACCCCGAGGGTCAGGGAGGCCGACGGATCGGAAGAACTGCTCTACCCGCAGGAGGCGAGGCTCAGGAACATCACCTACGCCGCGCCGGTGTTCATGGAGATGTCGATCGTCAAGGGTGGCGAGGAGGAAGAAGAGCGGGTCGTCGACTCGACGGAGACGAAGGTCGGGACGATGCCGGTGATGGTCGGCTCCGAGAAGTGTAACATCGACGGCTTCACCGACGAGGAACTGATCGACATCGGCGAGGACCCGAAGGACCCCGGCGGCTACTTCATCATCAACGGCTCCGAGCGCGTGCTGATGACCAGCGAGGACCTCGCGCCGAACAAGATCTTAGCGGAGTACGACTCGCGCTACGGCGACGAGATCCAGGTCGCGAAGACCTTCTCCCAGCGCCGGGGCTACCGCGCGCTCGTGCTCTGCGAGCGCGGTCGCGACGGCCTGCTCGAGGTCTCGTTCCCGAGCGTCTCGGGCTCGATCGAGTTCGTCACGCTGGTCAGGGCGCTCGGGCTCGAGTCCGACGAGGAGATCGTCCACCGGGTCTCGGACGACCCGGACATCGTGAAGTTCATGCTGGAGAACTTAGAGGAGGCGGAGGTCCAGACCACCGAGGAGGCGATCGAGACGCTCGGCCAGCGCGTCGCCTCGGGCCAGGGCAAGAACTACCAGTTGAAACGCGCGAACTACGTCATCGACCGGTACCTGCTCCCGCACCTCCACGAGGAGGGCGTCGAGGAGGAGGAGGTACGGATCAACAAAGCGTACTATCTCTGCCGGATGGCCGAGGCGTGTTTCGAACTCGCGCTCAAACACCGCGACTCCGACGACAAGGACCACTACGCGAACAAGCGGCTGAAGGTCTCGGGCGACCTGATGAAGGACCTGTTCAGGACGGCGCTGAACAAGCTCGCCCGCGACGTGAAGTACCAGCTCGAGCGGGCGAACATGCGAAACCGCCAGCTATCGGTGAACACGGTGGTCAGAAGCGACGTGCTGACCGAGCGGCTCGAACACCCGATCGCGACCGGCAACTGGGTCGGCGGGCGCTCGGGCGTCTCGCAGCTCGTCGACCGAACCGACTACATGGGCGTCCTCTCCCACCTCCGGCGGCTTCGATCGCCGCTCTCGCGCTCGCAGCCACACTTCGAGGCGCGCGACCTCCACGCGACGCAGTGGGGCCGGATCTGTCCCTCGGAGACGCCCGAGGGGCCGAACTGCGGGCTGGTGAAGAACTTCGCCCAGGCGATGGAGCTGACACAGGACATCGAGGACG